One Acidobacteriota bacterium DNA window includes the following coding sequences:
- a CDS encoding GNAT family N-acetyltransferase: MTQLDYTVRTMTRQELDIAVGWAAAEGWNPGRYDADSFYAADPTGFLIGYLGNEPIASISAVKYGDSFGFIGFYIVRPEYRGRGYGLQIWNAAMAYLSGRTVGLDGVLAQQENYQKSGFTLAYRNIRYQGTGGGVRPTDSNLVPLSTIPFDEVCAYDQPFFHDNRTSFLKSWISQPESIALGVLGTDGRLAGYGVIRPCQSGFKIGPLFADSPQLAEDLFLALKTGAPNEAPVFLDIPEVNPAALELVQRHTMVSMFETARMYTQTCAALPVNRLFGVTSFELG, from the coding sequence ATGACTCAATTGGACTACACCGTGAGAACCATGACCCGTCAGGAACTCGATATTGCCGTGGGCTGGGCGGCAGCCGAAGGCTGGAATCCAGGGCGCTACGACGCTGATAGTTTTTATGCGGCAGACCCAACCGGATTCCTCATCGGATACCTTGGAAACGAACCCATCGCCAGCATTTCAGCCGTGAAATATGGCGATTCTTTTGGCTTCATTGGGTTTTATATTGTCAGGCCCGAGTATCGCGGTCGAGGGTATGGCCTTCAGATTTGGAATGCGGCTATGGCGTATCTCAGTGGCCGCACTGTTGGTCTCGACGGTGTTCTGGCCCAGCAGGAAAACTATCAGAAATCAGGATTTACCCTGGCCTATCGAAACATCCGCTACCAGGGCACCGGCGGTGGTGTGCGTCCAACCGACTCAAACCTGGTTCCACTGTCAACAATTCCATTTGATGAAGTCTGCGCCTATGACCAGCCATTTTTCCACGACAATCGCACGTCGTTCCTGAAAAGCTGGATTTCCCAACCCGAGAGCATTGCGCTTGGTGTCCTCGGAACTGACGGAAGACTTGCAGGATACGGTGTCATCCGCCCCTGTCAATCTGGGTTCAAGATTGGTCCATTGTTTGCCGATAGTCCGCAACTGGCGGAAGACCTGTTCCTGGCCTTGAAAACCGGTGCCCCAAATGAAGCACCAGTCTTTCTCGATATTCCTGAAGTCAATCCTGCGGCACTGGAACTTGTCCAGCGACACACCATGGTCAGCATGTTTGAAACAGCCCGGATGTACACTCAGACCTGTGCCGCATTACCCGTCAACCGGCTGTTTGGGGTGACCTCTTTTGAGCTTGGGTAG
- the glsA gene encoding glutaminase A: protein MSFQSDGLGATSNEARTEQDLVPPHIGTVDGQPVVLNGIDLEYQKLFQLFGCDIDGTISRDDLFARLQDCGIWVNDPRLLKTVETLRALEANHRITFSQFKEICHQNSSLIKKAIQGNLIIPEFQEMVAVFQEMFTSVRKNTSGKVANYIPQLSRVNPEQFAVSICTVDGQRLSLGDAQVDFCLQSVSKPVNYCLALEEHGETHVHRHVGREPSGRGFNELTLNNDGLPHNPLINSGAIMCCSMIKPGLEPADRFDYVLNTWGRLTGGQRVSFNNPVYLSERRTADRNFALGYFMREKQAFPAGTDLIQSLEFYFQCCSIETSAEALAVAAASLASAGICPITGDRIFHARTVQNCLSLMSSCGMYDFSGEFAFSIGLPAKSGVSGALMVVVPGVMGIALWSPRLDALGNSVRGIEFCKQLVERYNFHNFDSLTLGENKKRDPRLKKNQTRIEGTVNLCWAASQGDISEIQKLASLGVDLDGADYDGRTALHLAASEGHDVVVKYLIERGVHLSPIDRWGGTPLTDARRGNHELVARLLEAALQKKELRMKNPSGG, encoded by the coding sequence ATGTCGTTTCAATCAGACGGCCTGGGGGCGACTTCAAATGAAGCCCGGACAGAACAAGATCTCGTTCCTCCCCACATCGGAACCGTGGACGGTCAACCTGTTGTACTCAATGGGATTGACCTCGAATATCAAAAACTGTTTCAGCTCTTCGGATGTGATATTGACGGCACGATTTCGCGTGATGATTTGTTTGCCCGGCTTCAGGACTGCGGCATCTGGGTCAATGATCCGCGCCTTCTGAAAACAGTCGAAACACTGCGGGCGCTCGAAGCCAACCACCGGATTACCTTTTCCCAGTTCAAGGAAATTTGCCACCAGAACAGCAGCCTGATCAAAAAAGCGATTCAGGGAAATTTGATCATCCCCGAGTTTCAGGAAATGGTGGCAGTCTTTCAGGAGATGTTTACCAGCGTTCGGAAAAACACTTCGGGAAAAGTCGCCAATTACATTCCACAACTCAGCCGGGTCAATCCCGAACAATTTGCGGTCTCGATCTGCACGGTTGACGGTCAGCGATTGTCGTTGGGCGATGCCCAGGTAGATTTTTGTCTTCAATCAGTCAGCAAACCGGTCAATTACTGTCTGGCGCTCGAAGAGCACGGCGAAACGCACGTCCATCGGCACGTCGGACGCGAACCAAGTGGGCGCGGGTTTAACGAACTGACGCTCAACAACGATGGCCTCCCGCATAATCCATTGATCAATTCCGGGGCGATTATGTGTTGTTCGATGATTAAGCCGGGGCTTGAACCGGCTGACCGGTTTGACTACGTGCTCAACACCTGGGGACGGCTGACCGGAGGCCAGCGCGTCAGCTTTAACAATCCGGTGTACCTCTCGGAACGCCGGACAGCGGATCGAAATTTTGCCTTGGGCTACTTTATGCGCGAGAAACAGGCGTTTCCGGCTGGAACGGATTTGATTCAATCCCTGGAATTTTACTTTCAGTGTTGTTCGATTGAGACTTCAGCCGAGGCGCTGGCCGTGGCCGCCGCATCGCTGGCCAGTGCCGGGATTTGCCCTATCACCGGAGACCGGATTTTCCATGCCCGGACGGTCCAAAACTGCCTTTCACTGATGTCGTCGTGCGGGATGTATGACTTTTCGGGCGAATTTGCCTTCTCGATTGGGTTGCCGGCCAAGAGTGGTGTCTCCGGAGCGTTGATGGTGGTGGTTCCGGGCGTGATGGGAATTGCGCTCTGGTCTCCGCGACTGGACGCGCTGGGCAACTCGGTACGGGGCATTGAGTTTTGCAAACAGCTCGTGGAGCGCTATAACTTCCACAACTTTGACAGCCTGACGTTGGGTGAGAACAAAAAACGCGACCCCCGGCTCAAGAAAAACCAGACCCGAATCGAAGGCACCGTCAATTTGTGTTGGGCCGCGAGTCAGGGCGACATCAGCGAGATCCAGAAACTGGCATCGCTTGGCGTAGACCTCGACGGAGCGGACTATGACGGACGCACGGCGCTCCATCTGGCGGCTTCAGAGGGTCACGACGTGGTGGTGAAATACCTGATCGAACGCGGCGTTCATCTAAGCCCGATTGACCGCTGGGGAGGCACACCGTTGACCGACGCCCGGCGCGGCAACCACGAACTGGTGGCCCGCTTGCTTGAAGCCGCGCTTCAGAAAAAAGAATTGAGAATGAAGAATCCCTCTGGTGGTTAG
- a CDS encoding pyruvate kinase → MSHPNNCLDLTPSQLTAEMESLFAELTTIRAEMINLASPVETILDKLNPTYHESARNLLHYLALRRHDLRPLQLRLAGLGLSSLGRAESHVLATVDAVLRALHRLIQRTGDLPKPESPALDFAGGQRLLNDHTERLLGPVPTGREVRIMVTMPGEAANDYMLVHNLLRQGMNCMRINCAHDDARAWKRMIDHLRRAEASLGRSCRVVMDLAGPKLRTGPLEPGATVMKIRPQRDVYGKVIAPARVWFTNEESPVRSPSPADAVLPVSADWLAQLEVGDAVKFRDLRGAARTLHVVDATDDGCWAELKRVAYIVPGIVLHIEPGDHRPETGKTEVGVFAPRENPITVQQGDLLILTRNLKPGRPATVDSRGRILCPASIGCTLPEVFDDIRAGERIWFDDGKIGGVIERIEADRILVRITQTAAQGAKLRSDKGINLPDSTLRLSALTEKDIADLQFVVHHADVVALSFANQAQDVDLLREEISRIGGPQPAVILKIETRRGFENLGDMLLTAMRMPCSGVMIARGDLAVECGFERLAEVQEEILWICEAAHVPVIWATQVLETLARQGMPSRAEITDAAMGHRAECVMLNKGPFVVNAVQVLDDILQRMQAHQAKKSAMLRELRLAHLFPQI, encoded by the coding sequence ATGTCACACCCAAACAACTGTCTTGACCTCACTCCTTCTCAACTGACTGCGGAGATGGAATCTTTGTTTGCTGAATTGACCACGATTCGCGCGGAAATGATCAATTTGGCAAGCCCAGTTGAAACCATTCTGGATAAACTCAATCCAACTTACCATGAAAGCGCACGCAACTTGCTGCATTATCTGGCGTTGCGGCGACATGACCTGCGTCCGCTTCAGTTACGGCTGGCGGGCCTGGGCCTGTCTTCACTGGGACGGGCTGAATCACATGTGCTGGCAACGGTGGATGCTGTCTTGCGTGCGCTTCATCGGCTGATTCAACGAACTGGCGATCTACCGAAGCCAGAATCGCCAGCCCTTGATTTTGCCGGAGGTCAGCGCCTGCTCAACGACCATACCGAACGGCTGCTGGGGCCGGTTCCGACAGGGCGCGAGGTTCGGATTATGGTCACCATGCCGGGTGAAGCCGCCAATGATTACATGCTGGTGCATAACCTGCTCCGCCAGGGGATGAATTGCATGCGCATCAATTGTGCCCACGATGATGCCCGAGCCTGGAAACGAATGATTGACCACCTGCGTCGCGCCGAAGCGTCGCTGGGCCGGTCGTGTCGGGTCGTGATGGATCTGGCGGGGCCGAAACTGCGGACTGGACCCTTGGAACCTGGAGCGACGGTAATGAAGATTCGTCCGCAACGCGATGTATATGGAAAAGTTATCGCTCCGGCCCGCGTGTGGTTCACCAATGAAGAATCGCCGGTCCGGTCTCCGTCACCGGCTGATGCCGTCCTTCCCGTGTCGGCTGATTGGCTGGCGCAACTTGAGGTCGGAGACGCGGTCAAGTTTCGGGATCTTCGTGGTGCCGCGCGAACCCTGCACGTGGTGGACGCCACCGATGATGGATGTTGGGCCGAACTCAAACGCGTGGCCTATATCGTTCCTGGAATTGTGCTCCACATCGAGCCAGGTGATCACCGCCCTGAAACTGGGAAAACAGAAGTTGGTGTGTTTGCCCCACGTGAAAATCCAATCACTGTACAGCAAGGGGATTTGCTGATTTTGACTCGGAATTTAAAACCGGGCCGACCAGCCACGGTGGATAGCCGTGGGAGAATTCTCTGTCCAGCTTCGATTGGCTGCACCTTGCCCGAAGTGTTTGACGATATTCGGGCCGGAGAGCGAATCTGGTTTGATGATGGCAAAATTGGCGGCGTCATCGAACGCATCGAAGCTGATCGAATCCTGGTTCGAATCACACAGACGGCAGCCCAAGGGGCCAAACTCCGAAGTGATAAAGGCATCAACCTGCCTGACAGTACCCTGCGGTTGTCGGCATTGACCGAAAAGGATATTGCGGATCTCCAGTTTGTGGTTCATCACGCGGATGTGGTGGCGCTCTCGTTTGCCAATCAAGCGCAGGATGTTGATTTGCTTCGGGAGGAAATCAGCCGAATCGGTGGGCCACAACCCGCCGTGATTCTCAAAATTGAAACCCGCCGGGGGTTTGAAAACCTGGGCGACATGTTGCTGACCGCCATGCGCATGCCCTGTTCCGGCGTGATGATTGCCCGTGGCGATCTGGCGGTTGAATGTGGTTTTGAACGACTGGCTGAAGTTCAAGAGGAAATTCTCTGGATTTGCGAAGCCGCGCATGTGCCGGTGATTTGGGCAACCCAGGTTTTGGAAACGCTGGCCCGCCAGGGAATGCCATCGCGGGCCGAAATCACCGACGCGGCCATGGGTCACCGCGCCGAATGCGTGATGCTCAATAAAGGTCCCTTTGTGGTCAATGCCGTCCAGGTGCTGGATGACATTTTGCAGCGGATGCAGGCCCACCAGGCCAAGAAAAGCGCCATGCTCCGGGAACTCCGGTTAGCACATTTGTTTCCGCAGATTTAG
- a CDS encoding Uma2 family endonuclease — translation MSTQLKHYYTDEEYLTIDRASDIRREYLDGIIYDMGGASARHVQIVGNIAGELRTRLRDKPCLIYSTDLRVQVSPAGLYAYPDVVVVCTEPEFVDEELDTLTNPLLIVEVLSDSTKNYDRGEKFERYRTNPSFREYLLVAQDRVHVERFVRQADGMWLLYETNQLDETIELISVGCQIPIAEFYLKVTFPTSTGGSGFRG, via the coding sequence ATGTCAACACAACTTAAACATTACTACACTGACGAAGAATACCTCACAATTGACCGGGCTTCCGATATCAGGCGTGAGTACCTTGATGGAATCATTTATGACATGGGTGGGGCATCGGCTCGGCACGTTCAAATTGTCGGCAACATTGCGGGAGAACTCCGCACCCGGCTCCGAGATAAACCATGTCTGATTTATTCGACCGATCTTCGCGTGCAAGTGAGCCCAGCGGGGTTGTATGCCTATCCAGATGTTGTCGTTGTCTGCACAGAACCAGAGTTTGTTGACGAAGAACTCGACACATTGACCAATCCACTGTTGATTGTTGAAGTTCTCTCAGACTCAACCAAAAACTATGACCGTGGAGAGAAATTTGAGCGATATCGAACCAACCCTTCATTCCGTGAGTATCTGCTCGTCGCTCAAGATCGGGTCCATGTCGAGCGATTTGTTCGTCAGGCCGATGGGATGTGGCTTTTGTATGAAACCAACCAGCTTGATGAAACTATTGAACTGATTTCAGTCGGGTGCCAAATTCCAATTGCTGAGTTTTATCTCAAGGTCACTTTCCCAACATCAACTGGGGGTTCAGGGTTCAGGGGTTAG
- a CDS encoding DUF2277 domain-containing protein, giving the protein MCRNIKPLFNFEPPVTDEEIRAAALQFVRKVSGFNKPSKANEPAFLAAVEEITTISKNLLSALETNSPPRTREEMAAKAQARTARRFPT; this is encoded by the coding sequence ATGTGTCGCAACATCAAACCCCTGTTCAATTTCGAGCCACCTGTGACGGATGAAGAGATTCGGGCCGCCGCGCTCCAATTTGTGAGAAAAGTGAGTGGCTTCAATAAACCATCAAAAGCCAATGAACCAGCGTTTCTGGCAGCAGTTGAGGAAATCACCACCATTTCCAAAAACCTGCTGAGTGCCCTTGAGACAAATTCACCGCCGAGGACTCGCGAAGAAATGGCCGCCAAAGCCCAGGCCCGCACCGCCCGGAGATTTCCGACGTGA
- a CDS encoding DinB family protein — protein MEFQLTHALEILRQTPATLHSLLDGLSPEWIHATEGPETWSPFNIVGHLIHGEETDWISRALIILNQGESRPFEPFDRVAMFERYGHQSLAELLDLFARHRAANLEKLISLNLTDEQLALRGQHPAFGSVTLRQLLATWVAHDLSHLAQISRVFAYQYRDAVGPWREYLSILK, from the coding sequence ATGGAATTCCAACTCACTCACGCACTTGAAATACTCCGGCAAACACCTGCCACGCTCCATTCCCTGCTGGATGGACTCTCTCCCGAATGGATTCACGCCACCGAAGGCCCCGAAACCTGGAGCCCATTCAACATTGTCGGCCATTTGATCCACGGCGAAGAAACCGACTGGATTTCCCGCGCCCTCATCATTCTCAATCAGGGCGAAAGTCGCCCGTTTGAACCGTTTGACCGGGTGGCAATGTTTGAACGCTATGGCCATCAATCACTGGCTGAATTACTGGACTTGTTTGCCCGGCATCGGGCCGCCAACCTTGAGAAGCTGATTTCGCTCAACCTGACAGATGAACAACTCGCACTTCGTGGTCAGCACCCAGCTTTTGGGAGCGTCACGCTCCGGCAGCTTCTGGCAACCTGGGTCGCGCATGATTTGAGCCATTTGGCCCAGATTTCACGCGTCTTTGCATATCAATATCGTGATGCGGTCGGCCCCTGGCGCGAGTATCTTTCGATACTGAAATGA